ATGTTTGTCCTTGGAGATGAATCTAAAGATGAGGAAGTTTTGGCACTTCGCCCAATGACATGCCCATTCCAATTTACAATTTATAATAATGATCAAAAGAGTTATCGTGATCTTCCAATTAGATATGCAGAAACTTCAACATTGTTTAGAAATGAGTCTTCAGGTGAAATGCATGGTCTTATGAGAGTACGTCAATTTACTATTTCAGAGGGTCATTTGGTTGTTAGACCTGATCAATTAGAAGATGAATTTAAAGGAGTTATAAACTTAATTAATTATATAATGGTTACACTTGGAATCGAAAATGATATCACTTACAGATTCTCTAAAGGTGATCCTAATGATAAGGAAAAATATATTGACAACCCAGAAGCTTGGGCGGATACTGAAACTAAGATGAAGGATATACTAGACCACTTAGGAATAAACTATAAAACAGCTGTTGGCGAAGCTGCTTTCTACGGCCCTAAGCTTGACCTTCAATTCAAAAATGTTCATGGTAAAGAAGATACTATAATTACTGTACAAATTGACTTCGCACTACCAGAAAGATTTGACATGACTTATGTTGATAAAGATGGCTCTAAAAAACGCCCATATGTTATCCATAGAACTTCTATTGGTTGCTACGAGAGAACACTTGCAATGCTTATAGAAAAATATGCGGGAGCTTTCCCAACTTGGCTTGCACCGCTACAAGTTAAGGTATTACCTATTTCTGAAAAGTATCATGATTATGCAGATATGGTAGTAGCTAAGCTAAAGGCAGCTAACATTAGAGTCGAGGGAGACTTTAGAGCAGAAAAAATCGGATACAAAATCCGTGAAGCTCGTAATGAAAGAGCACCTTTCATGCTAATAGTTGGTGAAAAAGAAGCTGAGCTAAATGAAGTTTCTGTTAGAAGTAGAAGAAATGATGATGAAGGTGCAATTGCACTTGATTCCTTTATTGCACGAATTAAAAATGAAATAGAAACTAGACTATTATAATAAAAAAATCCAGTACAAGATTTAATCTTGTACTGGATTTTTTATACTTTTTAAATTTTGAAAGAACTTTTTAAAGACACTATTCTGTTAAACACTAATTTTTCTTCTGTAGTGTATCTAGAATCCACATTGAAATATCCATGTCTGAAAAATTGGAATTTATCCTGTGGTTTTGAACCTTCCATATTTGGTTCTACAAATCCTTGAAGGATTTCTATAGAATTTGGATTTATTTGATTTAAGAAAGTTTTTCCTTCTTCTTGCTCTTCATCTAAAATCAGTGGTTCAAATAATCTAAATTCTGCTGGCACTGCATTTGTTGAATCTACAAAGTGGATTGTTCCTTTAACTTTTCTTCCTTCAAATCCACTACCGCTCTTAGTTTCAATATCATAAGTACAATGTATTTCGGTTATATTTCCCTCAGCATCTTTAACAAAATCATTACATTTTATAAAATATGCTCCCTTGAGTCTTACTTCATTTCCAGGAAACAATCTAAAATATTTCTTTGGTGGATTTTCCATAAAATCTTCTTGTTCTATATATATTTCTTTTGAGAAAGACACTTGGCGAGTTCCCATAGATGCATCATCTTGATTATTCTCAATTTCTAGCACTTCCACTTGAGCTTCTGGGTAGTTTGTAATAACCACTTTTAATGGTTTTAAAATTGCCATAGTTCTAAGTGTTTTAGGACTTAAATCTTCTCTTATAAAATGCTCAAGCATTTGGCCATCTACTGTACTGTTAGCTTTTGCAACTCCAATTTCTCTGCAAAAATTACGTATAGCGTTTGCAGTGTATCCACGACGCCTAAGTCCAGCTATAGTTGGCATACGAGGATCATCCCAAGCATCTACAATTCCCTCGTCTACTAATTGCTTAAGATTTCTTTTACTCATTACAGTATTTGTTATATTTAATCTTGCGAACTCAATTTGTCTTGGTTTATTTTCCATTTCACAATTATTTATAACCCAATCATATAGTGGACGATGATCTTCAAATTCTAAGGTGCAAATTGAATGTGTAATTCCTTCAATTGCATCTTCAATTGGATGAGCATAATCGTACATAGGATAAATACACCATTTATCTCCTGTGTTGTGATGAACCGCATGAGACATACGATAAATTATTGGATCTCTCATGTTTATATTAGGAGAGCTCATATCGATTTTAGCTCTTAGAACCTTTTCTCCGTCCGCGAATTCACCTTTTCTCATACGATCAAATAGGTCTAAGTTTTCCTCTACGGTTCTATTTTTGTATGGGCTTTCTTTACCTGGTTCTCTTAGTGTTCCTCTGTATTCTTTCATTTGCTCAGCTGTTAAATCACAAACATAAGCTTTATTATTTTTTATTAATAATACAGCTCGGTCATACATTTCATCAAAATAGTTTGATGCAAAAAATAGTTCATCCCACTTATATCCAAGCCATTTTATGTCCTCTTCTATGGAATTAACGTACTCTTTATCTTCCTTTGCTGGGTTAGTATCATCAAAACGTAAGTTTGTCTTACCTTTAAATTCATCTGCCAGTTCAAAATTTAATATAATTGATTTTGCATGCCCAATGTGCAAATATCCATTTGGTTCTGGTGGAAAACGAGTTATGATTTCACCGTGTTTTCCGCTTTCTAAATCTTCCATAACAATATTTCTTATAAAATTTGATGAAGTAGTTTTGTTTTCCATATTTGTCACCTTCCTTAAGTTCGCGTTTACTAACGTAAGCTAGCTTATGTTAGTAAACGCACTTGCTTGTAAATTTTCTCTATATTCTAATAAATATATCACAAAAACAGATTTTTTTCTAGGATTTTTTTGACAGATACCACCCACGTGGCAAAGCCGCTGGTATGATAACATATAACCGCTCCAGATTTAGAGGAGTTACCCACATATGTTACTTTCGTTCTTAAAGCATCCGGAATTACACCTATATGGATTAAACTGTCCACATTTAAATATTTGCCAAATTGTCCTATAATAATCACTCTTTGTAAATCTAATATATCTATTTTCATTAAAGTCAGTAACACATAAAAGCCAGATGAAATAGCACCTTCTACTAGTTTCACCTGACGAGTATCCTTTTGTGTTATTCTTATTTCCTTTGGGTAATCATATTTTAAGGTCTTCCTTTGCACTATTAACCAATTCCTTTGCCGTTTTAGCTGCTCTAGATGCATCAGAAGTATATACATCTGCCCCTATTTTTTCAGCAAAGCTAGATGATACTGGGCCCCCACCTATCATAACTATAATTTTATCTCTTAAATTTTCATTTTTTAATATTTTAATAACTTCTTCCATACCACACATAGTTGTAGTCATAAGAGTAGATAAGCATATAATATCCGCATTTATTTCCACTGCTTTTTCTACAAATTTTATAGCAGGCACATCTCTTCCTAAATCTTCTACATAAAAGCCCTCAGTTTCCATCATGATTTTAACCAAGTTTTTACCTATATCAT
This DNA window, taken from Clostridium estertheticum, encodes the following:
- the thrS gene encoding threonine--tRNA ligase, producing the protein MINIKLKDGSMKSYESGMTVIEIAKDISEGLARVACAGTVNGKTVDLRFIITEDSELSILTFDDEEGKRAFRHTATHILAQAVKRLFPDTKLAIGPAIDGGFYYDFDKQNSFSAEEIKQIEEEMKKIVKEDLPIERFELSRVEAIALMEAQDENFKVQLIEDLPEDAILSFYKHGEFTDLCAGPHLMSTRYVKAFKLTQVAGAYWRGSEKNKMLSRIYGTAFTKKSDLDAHIERVEEAKKRDHNKLGRELKMFTTSDVIGQGLPLLMPNGARVIQLLQRFVEDEEERRGYVITKTPLMAKSDLYKMSGHWDHYKEGMFVLGDESKDEEVLALRPMTCPFQFTIYNNDQKSYRDLPIRYAETSTLFRNESSGEMHGLMRVRQFTISEGHLVVRPDQLEDEFKGVINLINYIMVTLGIENDITYRFSKGDPNDKEKYIDNPEAWADTETKMKDILDHLGINYKTAVGEAAFYGPKLDLQFKNVHGKEDTIITVQIDFALPERFDMTYVDKDGSKKRPYVIHRTSIGCYERTLAMLIEKYAGAFPTWLAPLQVKVLPISEKYHDYADMVVAKLKAANIRVEGDFRAEKIGYKIREARNERAPFMLIVGEKEAELNEVSVRSRRNDDEGAIALDSFIARIKNEIETRLL
- a CDS encoding glutamine--tRNA ligase/YqeY domain fusion protein, producing the protein MENKTTSSNFIRNIVMEDLESGKHGEIITRFPPEPNGYLHIGHAKSIILNFELADEFKGKTNLRFDDTNPAKEDKEYVNSIEEDIKWLGYKWDELFFASNYFDEMYDRAVLLIKNNKAYVCDLTAEQMKEYRGTLREPGKESPYKNRTVEENLDLFDRMRKGEFADGEKVLRAKIDMSSPNINMRDPIIYRMSHAVHHNTGDKWCIYPMYDYAHPIEDAIEGITHSICTLEFEDHRPLYDWVINNCEMENKPRQIEFARLNITNTVMSKRNLKQLVDEGIVDAWDDPRMPTIAGLRRRGYTANAIRNFCREIGVAKANSTVDGQMLEHFIREDLSPKTLRTMAILKPLKVVITNYPEAQVEVLEIENNQDDASMGTRQVSFSKEIYIEQEDFMENPPKKYFRLFPGNEVRLKGAYFIKCNDFVKDAEGNITEIHCTYDIETKSGSGFEGRKVKGTIHFVDSTNAVPAEFRLFEPLILDEEQEEGKTFLNQINPNSIEILQGFVEPNMEGSKPQDKFQFFRHGYFNVDSRYTTEEKLVFNRIVSLKSSFKI
- a CDS encoding ASKHA domain-containing protein, with the translated sequence MQRKTLKYDYPKEIRITQKDTRQVKLVEGAISSGFYVLLTLMKIDILDLQRVIIIGQFGKYLNVDSLIHIGVIPDALRTKVTYVGNSSKSGAVICYHTSGFATWVVSVKKILEKNLFL
- a CDS encoding corrinoid protein; protein product: MSDLKEKLLQAISDSVVDMEEEKTIEITKQFIENNFDAYEGIDKGLAHGMRRAGQLYDEEEYYIPELLICSDAMYGGLEILKPHLKSKDGDKKHKVVIGVVEGDTHDIGKNLVKIMMETEGFYVEDLGRDVPAIKFVEKAVEINADIICLSTLMTTTMCGMEEVIKILKNENLRDKIIVMIGGGPVSSSFAEKIGADVYTSDASRAAKTAKELVNSAKEDLKI